In the Malania oleifera isolate guangnan ecotype guangnan chromosome 1, ASM2987363v1, whole genome shotgun sequence genome, one interval contains:
- the LOC131163486 gene encoding receptor-like protein kinase FERONIA — translation MKENTEPTALTPLSTLCPFYFSFFLLIRLSIGTTAAAATTSTNGSNYIPTDKILLDCGSSRNSTARDGREWAGDSAAFKSGPVEQDSNNSTSQSLRAPFQGTAVDPVPYMTARISRAQFTYSFPVSPGQKFIRLHFYPTSYPGFDASYPFFSVKAGPFTLLNNFSATPFPSDDSTDPQTFFREFCVDVAENQEALNVTFAPVVVNTTPRSDVFAFVNGIEILSMPTNLYYTPAGDGEGPHSIGQIKKFTIQNNTALETVYRFNVGGKGISPKDDSGLFRTWSGGDYDFILTRTFVPNADPSVKINYTKVPQYTAPPEVYETARTLGPYEGNEKFNLTWKLPVDSGFMYLVRLHFCEFQPEIATIGDRPFIIYIDNQTADSAADVIKWSGGNSIPVYRDYVLMTREERNGDKHFVFIALNPNVELGGYTDVILNGLEMFKLNDSIGNLGGSKARLPATMTPNKPPQPGPKTSKTNKALVVVIVGSVMGGFALLFLLYCAIFSRWRTGRGHSLHGRTLCWWWPPYKSDSIGEKSSSIPDKLCRHFSLSDIYAATNNFETVIGKGGFGTVYKGCIDGDKEVAVKRSFQQRSHGAAAFANEIRMLSQIHHLNLVSLIGYCNEGKEMILVYEYMVNGTLSEHLYETDNDPLMWRRRLEICIDAARGLNYLHRGTAQTIIHRDVKTTNILLDKDWVAKVSDFGLSKMGGPYSMPDASISTGLKGTPGYLDPDYAHRRRLTEKADVYSFGVVLFQVLCARKAVNDELGRDQAVLAYWAKKKILEGTLGENIDPYLMGKIAPECFRKFVDIARSCVRDRGDNRPSMLDVVGNLEHAFELQVSAEASNQDFPDFHQLDLFPHSGSLDEGTLDSGDSGFSRTTATATGTTSSAGFSSLPSNSDFDCTTSSNDRKK, via the coding sequence ATGAAGGAGAACACCGAACCCACAGCTCTCACCCCTCTCTCAACACTCTGCCCATTCTACTTCTCTTTTTTCCTTCTTATTCGTCTATCAATTGGcactactgctgctgctgctacaaCTAGTACTAATGGTTCTAATTACATCCCCACAGATAAAATCCTTCTTGACTGTGGATCCTCACGCAACTCAACCGCACGCGATGGCAGGGAGTGGGCAGGAGACTCGGCGGCCTTTAAATCTGGTCCCGTTGAACAGGACTCCAATAACAGTACATCTCAATCCTTGAGAGCTCCGTTTCAAGGAACTGCAGTTGATCCCGTCCCTTACATGACTGCTCGGATCTCTCGTGCTCAATTCACCTACTCATTTCCGGTCAGCCCCGGCCAAAAATTCATCCGACTTCACTTCTACCCCACTTCGTACCCCGGATTTGATGCCTCTTATCCGTTCTTCTCCGTGAAAGCCGGTCCCTTCACTCTCCTAAACAACTTCAGTGCTACACCCTTTCCTTCTGATGATTCTACGGATCCACAAACTTTCTTCAGAGAATTCTGTGTTGACGTTGCCGAGAATCAGGAAGCACTTAATGTGACTTTTGCTCCAGTAGTTGTGAACACCACTCCAAGGTCTGATGTATTCGCTTTTGTCAACGGAATTGAGATCTTGTCCATGCCCACCAACCTCTATTACACGCCCGCGGGAGACGGTGAAGGCCCCCATAGCATTGgccaaataaaaaaatttacaattcaaaataACACTGCTCTTGAGACAGTTTACCGATTCAACGTGGGCGGGAAGGGCATCTCACCCAAAGATGACTCTGGCTTGTTCCGGACGTGGTCTGGCGGCGATTACGATTTCATATTGACGCGAACTTTCGTCCCTAATGCTGACCCGTCAGTTAAAATAAACTATACAAAAGTGCCACAATACACTGCACCACCAGAAGTGTATGAGACAGCCCGTACATTGGGTCCATATGAAGGCAACGAGAAGTTTAATTTAACGTGGAAACTCCCAGTTGATTCGGGGTTCATGTACTTGGTTAGGCTTCACTTTTGTGAATTCCAACCAGAAATTGCAACCATCGGAGACAGACCGTTTATTATCTACATAGATAATCAAACAGCCGACAGTGCTGCAGATGTCATCAAATGGAGCGGCGGTAATAGCATTCCCGTCTACAGGGACTATGTTCTGATGACACGGGAAGAAAGAAACGGAGATAAGCATTTTGTCTTCATAGCTTTAAACCCTAACGTTGAGCTGGGTGGATACACTGATGTAATACTGAATGGGCTGGAAATGTTTAAATTGAACGATTCTATTGGCAATCTTGGCGGATCAAAAGCGAGACTTCCGGCCACCATGACGCCAAATAAGCCGCCTCAACCCGGGCCTAAGACATCAAAGACAAATAAAGCATTGGTCGTTGTGATTGTGGGGAGCGTTATGGGTGGGTTTGCGCTATTGTTTCTTTTGTATTGCGCTATTTTTTCGCGATGGAGGACAGGACGAGGCCATAGTTTACACGGGAGAACCTTATGTTGGTGGTGGCCGCCCTACAAATCAGACTCAATCGGGGAGAAATCTTCATCTATACCTGATAAACTATGCCGTCACTTTTCACTTTCCGATATTTACGCTGCGACCAACAATTTTGAGACTGTCATAGGTAAAGGGGGTTTTGGAACTGTGTACAAAGGTTGTATTGACGGCGATAAGGAGGTAGCAGTTAAGCGGTCGTTCCAACAGAGAAGTCATGGAGCTGCGGCTTTCGCAAATGAGATCAGGATGCTGTCCCAGATTCACCATCTTAATCTCGTGTCTCTGATTGGGTATTGCAACGAAGGCAAGGAAATGATCCTTGTGTATGAGTACATGGTCAACGGGACACTCTCTGAACATCTCTACGAAACAGATAATGATCCTCTTATGTGGAGACGAAGGCTTGAGATATGTATTGACGCGGCTCGTGGGTTAAACTACCTTCACCGTGGAACGGCCCAAACGATCATTCATCGCGACGTGAAGACCACCAACATTTTGCTTGACAAGGATTGGGTTGCAAAGGTTTCTGATTTTGGGTTGTCCAAAATGGGAGGTCCTTATAGCATGCCCGATGCTTCAATCAGTACTGGTTTGAAGGGTACGCCGGGCTATCTGGATCCTGATTACGCTCATCGGAGGCGTTTGACGGAGAAAGCAGATGTGTACTCATTTGGTGTTGTACTATTTCAAGTGCTTTGCGCTAGGAAAGCAGTGAACGATGAGCTAGGCAGGGATCAAGCCGTCCTAGCTTACTGGGCTAAAAAGAAAATACTCGAGGGCACCCTGGGTGAAAACATTGATCCGTATCTAATGGGAAAGATAGCGCCGGAGTGTTTTAGAAAATTCGTAGACATCGCTAGAAGCTGCGTGCGTGATCGCGGAGACAATCGTCCGTCAATGCTTGACGTGGTGGGTAACCTTGAGCATGCCTTTGAGTTGCAGGTAAGTGCAGAGGCCTCGAACCAGGATTTTCCAGACTTTCACCAGCTGGACTTATTTCCGCATAGTGGAAGTCTCGATGAGGGCACACTGGATTCAGGTGATAGTGGGTTTAGCAGGACCACAGCTACTGCTACTGGTACCACCAGTAGTGCTGGCTTCAGCAGTTTGCCTAGTAATTCTGATTTTGATTGCACAACCTCGTCTAATGATCGAAAGAAATAA